The proteins below are encoded in one region of Streptomyces sp. NBC_00490:
- a CDS encoding DUF6479 family protein, with the protein MSTATFVVAATGSDVLNVIAAFVGGAFIAGALIWAVQFGMRVQDRELVRPRPDEQPRLPSTGAIREIREMREPNVVPLAERERLMPYQLQHGGKRNKDQQRKRWLPGSSGSFGSGGLGHL; encoded by the coding sequence ATGAGTACCGCAACGTTTGTAGTAGCGGCCACGGGGAGCGATGTGCTCAACGTGATCGCCGCTTTCGTCGGTGGTGCGTTCATCGCCGGGGCACTGATCTGGGCCGTGCAGTTCGGCATGCGGGTGCAGGACCGGGAACTTGTCAGGCCCCGCCCGGACGAGCAGCCCAGACTTCCCAGCACCGGCGCGATCCGCGAGATCAGGGAGATGCGGGAGCCGAACGTGGTCCCGCTCGCGGAGCGGGAGCGCCTCATGCCGTATCAGCTCCAGCACGGCGGTAAACGGAACAAGGACCAGCAGCGAAAGCGCTGGCTGCCAGGGTCCAGCGGATCCTTCGGCAGCGGCGGCCTGGGACACCTGTGA
- a CDS encoding SMP-30/gluconolactonase/LRE family protein, which translates to MIQNPSRRAVLGGAAALAALAVTATPAAARAAAWPTGFPLPNGWLPEGIAIGSKPYAYFGSRGNGGIYRVDLRTGEGTVLYAGAPGQIAVGLKIDRDGLLYVAGNTGVARVHDARTGDVVRTFQLSEATGHFVNDVTLLGDRAWFTDSRAAQLYSVPRGRDGAVRTLPLTGDWVQLPDVNNANGVVGTPDGRALIVVKSTPGELHRVDPRTGHATKITLVGQDTVVNGDGLWRIGRTLYVVQNRLNLVSVWDLDARATTATLRTTITDPRFDVPTTAARFGDRLYLVNARFTTPPTPETTYDAVAVSL; encoded by the coding sequence ATGATCCAGAACCCGAGCCGCAGAGCCGTCCTCGGCGGCGCCGCGGCTTTGGCCGCACTGGCGGTGACGGCCACCCCCGCCGCCGCGCGGGCCGCCGCCTGGCCCACCGGGTTCCCGCTGCCGAACGGCTGGCTGCCCGAGGGCATCGCGATCGGCTCGAAGCCGTACGCCTACTTCGGCTCCCGCGGCAACGGCGGCATCTACCGCGTCGACCTGCGCACCGGTGAGGGCACGGTCCTCTACGCCGGAGCCCCCGGCCAGATCGCCGTCGGCCTGAAGATCGACCGCGACGGCCTGCTGTACGTCGCGGGCAACACCGGTGTCGCCCGCGTCCATGACGCGCGCACCGGCGACGTCGTCCGCACCTTCCAACTGAGCGAGGCCACCGGCCACTTCGTCAACGACGTCACCCTGCTCGGCGACCGCGCCTGGTTCACCGACTCCCGCGCCGCCCAGCTCTACAGCGTCCCCCGCGGCCGCGACGGCGCCGTCCGCACCCTCCCGCTCACCGGCGACTGGGTGCAGCTCCCCGACGTCAACAACGCCAACGGTGTCGTCGGCACCCCCGACGGCCGCGCCCTGATCGTCGTCAAGTCCACCCCGGGCGAGCTCCACCGCGTCGACCCGAGGACCGGCCACGCCACGAAGATCACGCTGGTCGGCCAGGACACCGTCGTCAACGGCGACGGTCTGTGGCGTATCGGTCGCACGCTGTACGTCGTCCAGAACCGTCTCAACCTGGTGAGCGTCTGGGACCTGGACGCCAGGGCCACCACCGCGACCCTGCGCACCACGATCACCGACCCGCGCTTCGACGTGCCGACCACGGCCGCCCGCTTCGGGGACCGGCTGTACCTGGTCAACGCCCGTTTCAC
- a CDS encoding DUF7144 family membrane protein — MTQQPHATPSSSTPSSSTPPVWDKDHQQAAPTPADMPAGSGFATGGLVFAGVLMLVNGVIAVLQGISAIATDDVYNRIGDYVYKISLTGWGVIMLVLGVVLLAVGYGVLKGAWWARMTGIFLASMSMVLQFLFLPYAPVWSGIMVGVGFFVIWALATAPHVPGRGNAPAGR; from the coding sequence ATGACTCAGCAACCGCATGCGACACCGTCCTCCTCGACACCGTCCTCCTCGACACCGCCCGTATGGGACAAGGACCACCAGCAGGCCGCGCCCACCCCCGCCGACATGCCGGCGGGCAGCGGGTTCGCGACCGGCGGGCTCGTCTTCGCCGGTGTCCTGATGCTGGTGAACGGAGTGATCGCGGTCCTTCAGGGCATCTCCGCGATCGCCACGGACGACGTCTACAACCGGATCGGCGACTACGTCTACAAGATCAGCCTCACCGGCTGGGGCGTCATCATGCTCGTCCTCGGCGTCGTCCTCCTGGCCGTCGGCTACGGCGTCCTCAAGGGCGCCTGGTGGGCCCGGATGACCGGCATCTTCCTGGCGTCGATGAGCATGGTCCTGCAGTTCCTGTTCCTGCCGTACGCCCCCGTCTGGTCCGGGATCATGGTCGGCGTCGGCTTCTTCGTGATCTGGGCCCTGGCGACGGCGCCCCACGTGCCTGGCCGCGGTAACGCCCCGGCGGGGCGCTGA